In the genome of Marinilactibacillus sp. Marseille-P9653, one region contains:
- a CDS encoding cation-translocating P-type ATPase — protein sequence MAEKVEYVGLSYAEVETRKVRGESNEALPPMTRSFKQIFLENSLTLFNLINIIIAGFVIYTGSYKNLLFLGVILVNTAVGVFQELRAKKNTDELTLLNQAKATVIRNGQQEEILQEEIVKNDLIVIKRGQQIVVDGMVIQTSGIECDESQLTGEADPILKQTGDTVYSGSFVVSGQALVEATKVGRESYSSKLTLEAKGEKSIYSELLQTMKKVIRILTFGIIPIGTALFMSSLLSDMSVNQAILGSTAAMIGMIPEGLILLTTVALAVGVIRLSRKKVLVKTMGSIETLARVDILCLDKTGTLTSGELKVIQTNVTGGRTEKAFKELVGRFAHDLKEDNATGLALMESFPEVDESYPITKTIPFSSVRKWSAVEYDQKGTVVMGAPEYLFDTFTPELTESMHLATTQGLRVLAIASSEAPLIDQSLPSGLRLEGILFLEDEIRENAPQTLQYFREQDVEICIISGDHPQTVAQIAKRAGVKGSDQLIDMSKVEDTADYQLLVQENRIFGRVSPEQKRALVEALQANGRTVGMTGDGVNDILALKKADCSIVMANGSDATKGIADFVLLDSNFDSMVGVVLEGRKVVNNIQRVASLYLTKTVYSILLAALFIFISSPYPFQPIQLSPISTLTVGIPSFFLALRPNVSPIKGRFFQNILEPALASGLSVVLFALTILFFGTRLNWSYEETSTITVWMTGIVCFVVLYHISKPSNWKILLMIGVLSGIFLILFLFFGQIFSLVSLFQWHLALVYVPLMLSVIPLFYGLKQVMHRLLGNHRHASD from the coding sequence ATGGCTGAAAAAGTAGAATATGTAGGATTGAGTTATGCAGAAGTAGAAACACGAAAAGTACGCGGAGAAAGCAATGAAGCCTTACCACCTATGACACGAAGTTTCAAACAAATCTTCTTGGAAAATAGCCTAACACTATTTAACCTCATTAATATTATTATCGCCGGATTCGTTATTTATACCGGTAGCTACAAGAACTTGCTCTTTCTTGGCGTCATCCTCGTCAATACTGCAGTGGGAGTTTTTCAAGAATTACGCGCAAAGAAAAACACCGATGAACTGACCCTGCTAAACCAAGCCAAAGCGACCGTTATTAGAAATGGTCAGCAAGAAGAGATCTTACAAGAAGAAATCGTGAAAAATGATTTAATTGTCATCAAACGTGGCCAACAGATTGTTGTCGATGGAATGGTGATTCAAACAAGCGGTATCGAGTGCGATGAGTCTCAATTAACAGGAGAAGCTGATCCAATATTGAAACAGACTGGAGATACGGTTTATTCAGGCAGTTTTGTGGTCAGTGGACAAGCCTTGGTGGAAGCGACAAAAGTCGGAAGAGAAAGCTATAGTTCTAAACTAACATTAGAAGCAAAAGGTGAAAAAAGTATCTACAGCGAATTACTCCAGACGATGAAAAAAGTGATTCGAATTTTGACTTTTGGCATTATCCCAATAGGTACGGCGCTGTTTATGTCCAGTCTACTTAGTGATATGTCTGTGAATCAAGCGATTCTGGGATCGACTGCAGCAATGATCGGCATGATTCCCGAAGGACTGATCTTGCTGACCACAGTCGCTCTAGCGGTCGGTGTGATTCGCTTATCTCGAAAAAAGGTCTTAGTGAAGACAATGGGGTCAATTGAAACTTTGGCTCGAGTAGATATTTTGTGTCTAGATAAAACGGGCACGTTGACGAGTGGAGAGTTAAAAGTCATTCAAACCAACGTGACTGGTGGACGAACTGAAAAAGCGTTCAAAGAACTGGTGGGTCGGTTTGCTCATGACTTGAAAGAAGACAACGCAACAGGGCTTGCTTTGATGGAATCATTCCCGGAAGTGGACGAATCCTATCCTATTACAAAAACGATTCCCTTTTCTTCTGTTCGTAAATGGAGTGCCGTAGAGTATGACCAAAAAGGCACGGTTGTCATGGGCGCACCAGAATACTTATTTGATACCTTTACACCTGAACTGACAGAAAGTATGCATCTAGCAACAACACAAGGACTGCGCGTATTAGCGATTGCTTCAAGTGAAGCGCCGCTGATTGATCAATCCTTACCGAGTGGGCTTAGACTTGAAGGGATCTTATTTTTGGAAGATGAGATCCGTGAGAATGCACCACAAACCTTACAGTATTTCAGAGAACAAGACGTTGAAATCTGCATCATTTCAGGAGATCATCCACAAACCGTGGCCCAGATTGCAAAACGAGCAGGGGTGAAAGGTAGTGATCAGCTAATCGATATGAGTAAGGTAGAAGATACCGCTGATTATCAGTTATTAGTGCAGGAGAACCGCATATTTGGACGCGTTAGTCCGGAACAAAAACGTGCATTAGTAGAAGCCCTTCAGGCGAACGGACGAACCGTTGGGATGACAGGCGACGGAGTCAATGATATTCTCGCGCTCAAAAAAGCGGATTGTAGTATCGTTATGGCAAACGGAAGTGATGCAACAAAAGGGATAGCCGATTTTGTTTTACTTGATTCTAATTTTGATTCCATGGTGGGTGTCGTTTTAGAAGGGCGTAAAGTCGTAAACAATATCCAGCGTGTGGCTTCTTTATATTTAACCAAAACCGTTTATTCTATCTTGTTGGCAGCCCTGTTCATTTTTATTAGTTCACCTTACCCATTTCAACCGATTCAACTTAGTCCAATCAGTACGTTGACTGTAGGAATTCCGTCATTCTTTTTAGCGTTGAGACCGAACGTTTCACCGATTAAAGGTCGTTTTTTCCAGAATATTCTAGAGCCGGCTCTAGCTAGTGGGTTAAGCGTTGTGTTATTCGCGTTAACAATTCTATTTTTCGGTACTCGATTGAACTGGAGCTATGAAGAAACCTCAACGATTACTGTCTGGATGACCGGTATCGTCTGCTTTGTTGTACTTTACCATATTTCCAAGCCCAGCAACTGGAAGATCTTACTCATGATTGGTGTTCTTTCCGGAATCTTCTTGATTCTCTTCCTTTTCTTCGGACAAATTTTCTCACTAGTCAGCTTATTCCAATGGCATCTGGCACTGGTATACGTTCCATTGATGTTAAGTGTGATCCCGCTGTTCTATGGACTAAAGCAAGTCATGCACCGACTTCTGGGGAATCATCGACATGCGAGTGACTGA
- the thiE gene encoding thiamine phosphate synthase translates to MGNMKELTLYLVTGRYDFDEASFLTVIKTACENGVTLVQLREKEATTNDFYRLAQKVKDLTDQFAVPLIINDRVDVCLAVDAAGVHIGDDELPVEVVRRLIGKDRILGVSAKDVERAKEAEKAGADYLGVGAIYPTKTKKNPERTSIETLKTIVSSVNIPIVAIGGLKENNIDSLRHTGIAGVSVVTELMLAEDVAQKTQRLKKAVVEITES, encoded by the coding sequence ATGGGAAACATGAAAGAACTAACCCTTTACCTTGTAACTGGAAGATACGATTTTGACGAAGCATCCTTTTTAACTGTAATCAAAACCGCCTGTGAAAATGGCGTAACACTTGTACAGCTGCGTGAAAAGGAAGCAACAACAAACGATTTTTATAGACTGGCTCAAAAAGTGAAAGACCTAACAGATCAATTTGCAGTACCCTTGATCATCAACGACCGAGTCGATGTCTGCCTAGCGGTTGATGCTGCGGGCGTTCACATTGGTGACGACGAATTGCCAGTAGAAGTCGTTCGCAGACTGATTGGGAAAGACAGAATACTAGGTGTTTCTGCAAAAGATGTTGAACGTGCAAAAGAAGCAGAAAAAGCTGGCGCAGATTACTTAGGGGTTGGTGCAATCTATCCAACTAAGACAAAGAAAAATCCAGAACGTACATCTATTGAGACACTAAAAACAATCGTTTCATCCGTCAACATTCCGATCGTAGCGATTGGTGGACTCAAGGAAAATAATATTGATTCACTGCGTCACACAGGTATTGCCGGGGTCTCTGTTGTCACAGAACTGATGCTGGCCGAAGACGTCGCTCAGAAAACACAACGACTTAAAAAAGCGGTAGTAGAAATCACAGAGTCCTAA
- a CDS encoding hydroxyethylthiazole kinase gives MALNHDLSNQFPLKQSPLVQCITNEITCESMANALLYVGAKPIMADDPREFKQLFTQTDALLLNLGHLSEKRQISLLEASRYANETKKPTVVDLVGYGVSDIRNQVSLALVENHPTIVKGNTSELRNFCELTSHGRGVDGNELDQGEESMNELADALKGMSQYYPYTTFLATGPKDIVVSHDRTVMLSNGVEELDRFTGTGDIVGALIAALLGDGQDPFDAAVGAVNYFNLCGEKAKTKSKGLADFRFQTLNHLSLLMEEDWHEFVKGWET, from the coding sequence ATGGCGTTAAATCATGACCTTTCGAATCAGTTTCCATTAAAACAATCTCCATTAGTACAATGTATTACCAATGAAATTACTTGTGAATCGATGGCGAATGCTCTGCTTTACGTAGGCGCTAAACCAATCATGGCAGATGACCCGAGAGAGTTTAAACAGCTTTTCACTCAAACGGATGCTTTGCTTTTAAACCTTGGTCATCTTTCAGAAAAACGTCAGATTAGTCTGCTGGAAGCAAGCCGCTATGCGAATGAAACGAAGAAGCCGACAGTTGTTGATCTAGTTGGTTACGGCGTTAGTGATATCCGTAATCAAGTGAGCCTTGCGCTAGTTGAGAATCATCCAACTATCGTAAAAGGAAACACTTCAGAACTCAGAAACTTCTGCGAACTAACGAGCCACGGACGAGGGGTTGACGGTAACGAACTGGATCAGGGAGAAGAAAGCATGAATGAATTGGCCGATGCCTTGAAAGGGATGAGTCAATACTATCCCTATACGACTTTCTTAGCGACCGGACCAAAAGATATCGTCGTATCGCATGACCGCACTGTGATGCTTTCTAATGGTGTCGAAGAACTCGATCGATTTACAGGAACCGGTGATATTGTTGGAGCACTGATCGCGGCACTTTTAGGAGACGGTCAGGATCCATTCGATGCCGCAGTCGGCGCAGTCAACTACTTCAATCTTTGTGGTGAAAAAGCCAAAACAAAAAGCAAAGGACTAGCCGATTTCCGCTTTCAAACATTAAACCATCTATCGCTATTGATGGAAGAAGACTGGCATGAATTCGTGAAAGGATGGGAAACATGA
- the thiW gene encoding energy coupling factor transporter S component ThiW — MIALDVVLSPLMRIEGMAPMSSVMNIIAGVLLGPLYGTLMALICGLIRMLLLGIPPLALTGAVFGAFLAGLFYKFGRNMYWSMAGEIVGTGIIGSLLSYPVMVWFTGSQQSLYWFIYTPRFVGATLIGSVMAFLVLVKLKETSTFKRTQKLFMGGSLHGVKS, encoded by the coding sequence ATGATTGCGTTGGACGTGGTGTTATCACCATTGATGCGAATCGAAGGAATGGCGCCTATGTCTAGCGTTATGAATATTATCGCGGGTGTTTTACTCGGGCCGCTCTATGGAACGCTGATGGCGCTGATTTGCGGCCTGATCCGTATGTTACTTTTAGGCATTCCTCCACTTGCTTTAACGGGTGCCGTGTTTGGGGCTTTCTTAGCGGGACTATTTTATAAATTCGGCCGAAATATGTACTGGTCGATGGCAGGAGAGATTGTCGGAACAGGCATCATTGGTTCACTACTTTCTTATCCCGTGATGGTTTGGTTTACCGGTAGCCAACAGAGTTTGTACTGGTTTATTTACACGCCAAGATTTGTTGGGGCGACTTTGATTGGTTCTGTGATGGCATTCTTAGTACTGGTCAAATTAAAAGAAACGTCTACTTTCAAACGCACTCAGAAATTGTTTATGGGAGGTTCGCTTCATGGCGTTAAATCATGA
- a CDS encoding ATP-binding protein, which translates to MIIDNFYTEFDKSHFYMGMVSQVYRDSSIIQVENLSWLEYRKTKLETLVPNTINFLVLVDSPQGLFIGEIYQSRVSNSDSVHNSMNNGINEKVYPEIGIDVVGLMEQGEDRFKLPGFKTVGITDKVYIANKKTIKQYLNSLELQKELNEKVLSSFATFSNLENHEVNLYPSTLFDRHLLTVGTTNSGKSTSALSIIDKLLLDQKKVMIVDPTGEYSESFNDHEVIKLKLGTDTAISVGDLSMQQWCLLFETNDATQPAVLSDAIRSLRYQKKNMSSGIYEKVNKSVSDVASDMASLLPADKDFIIDDLPQQIASETNQVSNKEVYVKNIFQFNSQQWLVQKVQNKLENTSFRNFFNNEEDLNELMDKLDQFITTPNQSIYIDTSQIGTNDGIGGMIIDLASNYIINKDRKVIEPFVMFIDEVHRYTKILGRESDYYTGLTTIAREGRKKGIFLFLTTQNPQDVSAILLGQVGTFLVHRLTHMEELRSLQNHLSTNNLKQVKNLNKGEAILTSINLLQDIHLKIKKSKRLHSNSTPSL; encoded by the coding sequence ATGATAATTGATAACTTTTACACAGAGTTTGATAAAAGTCACTTTTATATGGGAATGGTATCTCAAGTTTATAGGGATAGTAGTATTATTCAAGTTGAAAATTTATCTTGGCTAGAGTATAGAAAGACTAAACTAGAAACCTTAGTTCCAAATACAATCAATTTTCTTGTACTAGTAGATTCACCGCAAGGTTTATTCATAGGTGAAATCTATCAATCAAGAGTTTCGAATTCTGACAGTGTACATAATTCAATGAACAATGGGATAAATGAAAAAGTTTATCCAGAGATAGGGATTGATGTAGTTGGACTCATGGAACAAGGAGAAGACAGATTTAAATTGCCAGGATTTAAAACAGTAGGGATAACTGACAAAGTTTATATTGCAAATAAAAAGACAATTAAACAATATTTAAACTCTTTAGAGCTTCAAAAAGAGTTAAATGAAAAAGTATTATCATCTTTTGCAACTTTCTCTAACTTAGAAAATCATGAAGTTAATTTATACCCGAGTACACTATTTGATAGACATTTGCTGACAGTTGGAACTACAAATAGTGGGAAATCAACTTCTGCCTTATCCATTATAGATAAATTATTATTAGATCAAAAAAAAGTAATGATTGTAGATCCTACGGGAGAGTATAGCGAGTCCTTCAATGACCATGAGGTTATTAAATTGAAATTGGGAACAGATACTGCAATTTCAGTAGGTGACTTATCTATGCAACAGTGGTGTTTATTATTTGAGACGAATGATGCTACGCAACCGGCAGTATTGTCAGATGCTATAAGAAGCTTAAGGTATCAGAAAAAAAATATGTCATCCGGTATTTACGAAAAAGTCAATAAATCTGTCTCAGATGTTGCTTCGGATATGGCTAGTTTACTGCCAGCAGATAAAGATTTTATAATAGACGATTTACCTCAGCAAATAGCGTCGGAAACCAACCAAGTGAGTAACAAAGAAGTATACGTTAAAAATATTTTTCAATTTAATTCTCAACAATGGCTTGTTCAAAAAGTTCAAAATAAACTAGAAAATACTAGTTTTAGAAATTTTTTTAATAACGAAGAAGATCTGAATGAATTAATGGACAAATTAGATCAATTCATTACAACCCCTAATCAAAGTATATACATTGATACTTCCCAGATTGGAACGAATGATGGCATTGGAGGTATGATTATAGATCTGGCAAGTAACTATATAATCAATAAAGATAGGAAAGTAATTGAGCCATTTGTAATGTTTATTGATGAAGTTCATAGATATACAAAGATACTGGGGAGAGAAAGTGACTACTATACAGGGTTAACAACAATTGCAAGAGAAGGTCGTAAAAAAGGAATTTTCCTCTTCCTAACTACACAAAATCCTCAAGATGTTTCAGCTATTCTTTTGGGTCAAGTTGGGACATTTTTGGTACACAGATTGACTCATATGGAAGAATTAAGATCTCTTCAAAATCATTTAAGTACAAATAATTTGAAGCAAGTAAAAAATCTAAACAAGGGAGAAGCAATATTGACAAGTATAAATTTATTGCAAGATATACATCTTAAAATCAAAAAAAGTAAGAGGTTACATTCAAATAGTACTCCTAGTCTGTAA
- a CDS encoding SIR2 family protein has translation MDEKLKETEELFLTNYFTSNDKKLFQGSHMVFYEDDITNRLVDPETNENISQIEFNEKIKLEVSKFMNEPFENVVVLAGAGASVVSNDTGIDSDFGKTVAMIAEDIAGKLNVEDDLFSLQELAFMSNYKEAVFCEECGQFNNKFDLEEFLSNLLTFEQFVDKKDEDKLISSKNKIFDCIIENTNYGYDNEKMRHAALLKVLSKRVKDSNKLTVVTTNYDTLFEEASEYLGFTVIDGFTFSYNPYFDSDIFEWNLVKSIPHKKTNELEYKKNIINLLKIHGSLTWEYSEYETRINRKDKLEVKTPIMIFPSSNKYMQSYENPYFELFSKFQELLRRPNTLLVTTGFSFADNHIAKMVIQALKHNTGLTVLVSDYDIQQNHQNWKDLDGLRREHFRIAFLKASLNDKLDEYLK, from the coding sequence ATGGATGAAAAATTAAAAGAAACGGAAGAGCTTTTTTTAACTAACTATTTTACGTCTAATGACAAAAAATTATTTCAAGGTTCTCATATGGTATTTTATGAAGATGACATTACCAATAGACTAGTTGACCCCGAAACTAACGAAAATATCTCACAGATTGAATTTAATGAAAAAATAAAATTAGAAGTAAGTAAATTTATGAATGAACCTTTTGAAAATGTAGTAGTACTAGCTGGAGCAGGGGCATCTGTTGTTAGCAATGATACAGGAATTGACTCTGATTTCGGGAAAACTGTAGCAATGATTGCAGAAGATATTGCTGGAAAACTAAATGTGGAAGATGATCTTTTTTCGCTACAAGAATTAGCTTTTATGAGTAACTACAAGGAAGCTGTTTTTTGTGAAGAATGTGGGCAATTCAATAACAAGTTTGACTTAGAAGAATTTCTGTCTAATTTGTTGACGTTTGAGCAATTTGTTGATAAAAAAGATGAAGATAAATTAATTAGCTCCAAAAACAAGATTTTTGACTGCATAATTGAAAACACTAACTATGGATATGATAATGAAAAGATGAGACATGCTGCATTGCTAAAAGTCCTATCTAAAAGGGTAAAAGATTCTAATAAACTTACAGTTGTTACTACCAATTATGATACGCTGTTTGAAGAGGCATCTGAGTATTTGGGATTTACAGTAATTGACGGGTTCACTTTTTCATATAACCCTTACTTCGATAGTGACATATTTGAGTGGAATTTGGTGAAAAGTATACCACATAAGAAAACAAACGAGTTAGAATATAAAAAAAATATTATAAATTTGTTAAAAATTCATGGGTCTCTTACTTGGGAATACTCCGAATATGAAACAAGAATAAATAGAAAAGATAAGTTAGAGGTTAAAACTCCTATAATGATATTTCCTAGTTCTAATAAATACATGCAAAGTTACGAAAATCCATATTTTGAATTGTTCTCCAAATTTCAAGAATTACTTAGAAGACCTAATACTTTACTTGTAACTACAGGGTTCAGCTTTGCTGATAATCATATTGCTAAAATGGTTATCCAAGCACTCAAGCATAACACAGGCTTAACAGTTTTGGTTAGTGACTACGATATTCAACAAAATCACCAGAATTGGAAGGATCTAGATGGATTAAGAAGAGAGCATTTTCGTATTGCATTTTTAAAGGCGAGTTTGAACGATAAATTGGATGAATATCTGAAGTAG
- the msrA gene encoding peptide-methionine (S)-S-oxide reductase MsrA, which translates to MKITTNDLITTLYNLILNPATRDWERSLLSETKDRLDDGRSVESHLSQIEADLRPLALRSNLTPDVMDFYNLITGNLKTDTLFDIDKHTVDDKNNQDSAIFAGGCFWCMVEPFETREGILSVLSGYTGGNVDHPTYDQVSGDYTGHVEAVEIIFDTRMIQYADLVDLYWQLTDPTDAHGQFADRGERYRPIIFYRNEAQHKIATESKKRVIDSNKYTKPIVTAIEPASTFWPAENYHQQFYKKNRKRYKSMEQSRRQFLLFQRLRGKVHAKLNGFKK; encoded by the coding sequence ATGAAAATAACTACTAATGATTTAATTACTACTCTTTATAACCTGATCCTTAATCCAGCGACACGTGATTGGGAACGTTCCTTGCTGTCAGAAACAAAAGATCGCCTGGATGATGGAAGAAGTGTGGAGAGTCATCTTTCACAAATTGAAGCCGATCTACGTCCCTTAGCGCTGAGAAGTAACCTTACACCTGACGTGATGGATTTTTATAACCTGATCACTGGTAATTTAAAAACAGATACTTTGTTTGATATAGATAAACACACCGTTGACGATAAAAATAATCAGGACAGTGCCATTTTTGCTGGTGGTTGTTTCTGGTGTATGGTAGAACCATTTGAAACACGTGAGGGTATACTATCCGTATTGTCTGGCTATACCGGTGGAAACGTTGACCACCCTACTTATGACCAAGTCAGCGGTGATTATACAGGACATGTAGAAGCTGTGGAAATTATTTTTGATACACGCATGATTCAGTACGCCGATCTTGTGGACCTTTACTGGCAGCTAACAGACCCTACCGACGCACATGGCCAGTTCGCAGACCGTGGTGAACGTTACCGTCCAATTATATTTTACCGCAATGAAGCACAACACAAAATTGCAACGGAATCCAAAAAACGTGTAATCGACTCGAACAAATATACGAAGCCAATCGTTACTGCAATTGAACCAGCCAGTACCTTCTGGCCTGCAGAAAACTATCACCAGCAATTCTATAAAAAGAATCGTAAACGATATAAAAGTATGGAACAATCACGCCGTCAGTTTTTGCTTTTTCAACGGCTGCGTGGAAAAGTGCACGCTAAACTTAACGGATTCAAAAAATAG
- a CDS encoding YcxB family protein, translated as MIEYEITEEDYINFNLHHVQNSPSQKKLFNLVAYILPVLLVPGVYFLGTEIFEQSGLYWAIMAVGIYVLWIYVYPKIYRKTLKNQSLKLLKEGDNSSLFGKKKLNIMEDPWLVIEEDMTSSLPKSRIKEVKEYDDMILLYLSAVSVHIIPKRYLSEKDISNIRTILE; from the coding sequence ATGATAGAATATGAGATAACAGAAGAAGATTACATAAATTTTAATTTACATCATGTACAAAACTCTCCTTCTCAAAAGAAACTCTTTAATTTAGTTGCATATATACTACCAGTACTGCTTGTACCAGGGGTTTATTTTCTTGGAACTGAAATATTTGAACAATCAGGTTTGTATTGGGCGATAATGGCAGTAGGGATTTATGTGTTATGGATATATGTTTATCCAAAAATTTATAGGAAAACACTTAAAAATCAATCTTTAAAGTTACTGAAAGAAGGAGATAATTCTTCACTTTTTGGGAAAAAGAAACTGAATATTATGGAAGACCCATGGCTTGTCATAGAAGAAGATATGACATCATCATTACCTAAATCTAGAATCAAAGAAGTTAAAGAATATGACGACATGATTCTGCTTTATTTAAGTGCTGTTTCTGTGCATATCATTCCTAAAAGATATTTAAGTGAAAAAGATATAAGTAATATACGTACTATTTTAGAATAA
- a CDS encoding N-acetyltransferase, with the protein MHIRENYQADLDYLVNIWYEASIDAHDFIAPDYWREQQVVMKEKYLPLSETYVISEGNGIVGFVSLVDDYLAALFIDLNVQGEGYGKALLNFVKDQRDFIQLTVYKKNQNAVDFYLKNHFSIKEQSIDQQTSEEEYVMTWFKE; encoded by the coding sequence ATGCATATTAGAGAAAACTATCAAGCAGATCTAGATTACCTAGTAAATATCTGGTACGAGGCTTCGATTGACGCCCATGATTTCATTGCACCAGATTACTGGAGAGAACAGCAGGTCGTAATGAAAGAGAAGTACCTACCGCTATCTGAAACGTATGTTATATCAGAAGGGAACGGCATTGTAGGATTTGTCTCCTTGGTAGACGATTATTTGGCTGCACTGTTTATTGATCTGAATGTTCAAGGCGAGGGATATGGGAAAGCATTACTCAATTTTGTTAAAGATCAAAGAGATTTTATCCAATTAACCGTTTATAAAAAGAATCAGAATGCTGTAGATTTCTATTTGAAGAATCATTTTTCTATTAAAGAACAATCTATCGACCAACAAACTTCTGAAGAAGAATATGTGATGACCTGGTTCAAAGAATAA
- the rpsI gene encoding 30S ribosomal protein S9: protein MAQVQYFGTGRRKNSTARVIMTPGSGKITFNGKDITEYLNFEHLHLIVRQPLALTDTVESYDIKVNVHGGGFAGQAGAARHGISRALLTVDPDFRGALKAAGLLTRDPRMVERKKPGRKKARKSPQFSKR, encoded by the coding sequence TTGGCTCAAGTACAATATTTCGGAACTGGCCGTCGTAAAAACTCTACAGCTCGAGTAATCATGACTCCAGGTTCTGGTAAAATCACATTCAACGGTAAAGATATTACTGAATATTTAAACTTTGAACACTTGCACCTAATCGTAAGACAACCACTTGCTCTTACTGATACAGTTGAAAGCTATGACATTAAAGTCAACGTTCATGGTGGAGGATTTGCAGGACAAGCAGGCGCTGCTCGTCACGGAATCTCTCGTGCACTATTAACAGTAGACCCAGATTTCCGCGGAGCTCTTAAAGCGGCTGGACTATTAACGCGTGACCCTCGTATGGTTGAGCGTAAAAAACCAGGTCGTAAAAAAGCCCGTAAATCACCACAATTCTCAAAACGTTAA
- the rplM gene encoding 50S ribosomal protein L13 — protein MRTTFMANESNIERRWFVVDATDIPLGRLSAVVASILRGKNKPTYTPHVDTGDNVIVVNAEKIKLTGNKASDKIYSRHSGFPGGLKQVSAGTLRAEKPERLIELSIKGMLPHNSLGRTQVKKLHVYAGPEHKHQAQLPETLDITNLI, from the coding sequence GTGCGTACAACTTTTATGGCGAATGAAAGCAACATTGAGCGTAGATGGTTTGTAGTTGACGCTACAGATATCCCATTGGGACGTCTTTCAGCAGTCGTTGCATCTATTCTTCGCGGAAAAAACAAACCTACGTATACACCACACGTCGACACTGGCGATAACGTAATCGTAGTAAATGCTGAGAAAATCAAATTGACAGGTAACAAAGCTAGTGACAAGATCTATTCTCGTCACTCAGGATTCCCAGGTGGATTGAAACAAGTATCTGCTGGAACTCTACGTGCTGAAAAACCTGAAAGACTTATTGAATTGTCTATTAAAGGAATGCTTCCGCATAACTCTTTAGGACGTACTCAAGTTAAAAAATTACATGTATACGCTGGACCTGAGCACAAACACCAAGCTCAACTTCCAGAAACACTAGACATCACGAACTTAATTTAA
- a CDS encoding YkvA family protein, translating into MKRFKKQRMTPMTQIKPLVTSLFDTKIEKRKKWIVLGILLYIISPIDIVPDFIPVVGYADDILIPILLIIAERVLSKNQKSIVERAENEAERFDS; encoded by the coding sequence ATGAAACGTTTTAAAAAACAAAGAATGACGCCCATGACACAGATCAAACCTCTGGTAACTTCATTATTTGATACGAAAATAGAAAAAAGAAAGAAATGGATCGTACTCGGGATTCTCCTTTATATCATCAGTCCCATCGATATAGTTCCAGATTTTATTCCGGTGGTAGGATATGCAGATGATATTCTGATTCCGATTTTATTAATCATCGCAGAAAGAGTCCTTTCAAAAAATCAGAAGAGTATCGTTGAACGTGCAGAAAACGAAGCAGAACGATTTGATTCATAA